A section of the Bacillus spongiae genome encodes:
- a CDS encoding AraC family transcriptional regulator, with the protein MNILQRMNDCIDYIEENIHQEINLTIVAKKAYSSTYHFQRMFHMLTGYTVAEYIRKRRLTLAAQELTNTNTKVIDIAFKYRYDNPENFSRAFRKVHGIAPSQVRVSECTLVAFPRIHFHLSMTGEKQVNYQILKKEKFNVVGKGITVPIIKGDSRVYVNKFWEQIKDEGVAKELYHLTGETTLFGVIMDIDLHKEEFHYFIGVKTEYVYPKYDSREIPAARWAVFETNNSSTKDMEQVWERIYTEWFPSTGYEQHDHVPEIEVVSPSIDGCEIWIPLKMK; encoded by the coding sequence ATGAATATACTGCAACGTATGAATGATTGTATCGATTACATCGAAGAAAATATTCATCAAGAAATTAATCTGACAATCGTAGCGAAAAAGGCCTATAGTTCAACGTATCATTTCCAACGAATGTTTCATATGCTAACAGGTTATACAGTCGCTGAATACATTCGTAAACGGAGGTTAACATTAGCTGCACAAGAATTAACCAATACGAATACAAAGGTGATTGATATTGCGTTTAAGTACAGGTATGATAACCCAGAAAATTTTTCAAGAGCCTTTCGTAAAGTTCATGGCATTGCCCCATCACAAGTTAGAGTGTCTGAGTGTACTTTAGTTGCTTTCCCACGCATCCATTTTCATCTTTCCATGACTGGTGAAAAACAAGTAAACTATCAAATTTTAAAAAAAGAAAAATTTAATGTCGTTGGAAAAGGGATTACGGTACCGATAATCAAGGGTGATAGTAGAGTGTATGTTAATAAATTTTGGGAGCAGATAAAAGACGAAGGGGTAGCTAAAGAACTATATCATTTAACCGGCGAAACTACCCTATTTGGGGTCATTATGGACATCGATCTTCACAAAGAGGAATTCCATTATTTTATTGGCGTTAAAACCGAATACGTTTATCCAAAATATGATTCGAGGGAAATTCCTGCAGCTAGATGGGCTGTGTTTGAAACAAATAATTCATCTACAAAAGACATGGAACAGGTTTGGGAGCGTATATATACTGAATGGTTTCCTTCAACGGGCTATGAACAACACGATCACGTTCCTGAAATCGAAGTAGTTTCTCCATCAATCGATGGATGTGAAATTTGGATCCCCCTTAAAATGAAATAA
- a CDS encoding MBL fold metallo-hydrolase — protein MHVTTGVEMFEIERKNFMGMDMIIHPTLIWDQEMAILVDTGFPTQRQLFLKEFQKAGVPFERLKKIIITHHHFDHIGSLSSIIEETQCNISVLANELEKPFIQGEKDMLTDELIEQMKPWPEPMREEFKLELSKVTSAPVDKLVTDKEELPYCGGIIVINTPGHSIGHISLYHKRSKTLVAADALVVQSGLLIVNPQTMNRELAQQSLNKLTQYDIETVICYHGGLYNHNVNETIAKLVRIET, from the coding sequence ATGCACGTAACAACAGGGGTTGAAATGTTTGAAATCGAAAGAAAAAACTTTATGGGAATGGATATGATCATACATCCTACCCTGATTTGGGATCAAGAAATGGCTATATTGGTCGACACAGGATTTCCAACACAAAGACAACTATTTCTTAAAGAGTTTCAAAAGGCAGGAGTACCTTTTGAACGGTTAAAGAAAATTATCATCACTCATCACCACTTTGACCATATTGGAAGTTTATCAAGCATTATAGAAGAGACACAATGTAACATATCTGTATTGGCCAACGAGTTAGAAAAACCATTTATTCAGGGCGAAAAAGACATGCTAACAGATGAGTTAATCGAACAAATGAAACCTTGGCCAGAACCAATGCGTGAAGAATTTAAATTAGAGCTTTCAAAGGTGACAAGTGCTCCTGTTGACAAACTCGTAACCGATAAGGAAGAACTACCTTATTGCGGGGGTATCATTGTGATTAATACCCCAGGTCATAGTATTGGACATATTAGCTTGTACCATAAGCGTTCCAAGACTCTTGTTGCAGCAGATGCACTAGTAGTACAAAGCGGCCTTCTAATTGTAAACCCTCAAACCATGAATCGTGAACTTGCTCAACAATCTTTAAATAAACTTACACAATATGATATAGAAACCGTCATCTGTTATCACGGTGGTTTGTATAATCATAATGTAAATGAAACAATCGCTAAACTAGTAAGAATCGAAACATAA